The Bacillales bacterium genome has a window encoding:
- a CDS encoding DUF5702 domain-containing protein has product MSIYAIIVTVLLFLFNAVLIDYARILVAQERTEEAAQAAVRSTLAHFDAGAHKYGLFGMSSDADATKTFQNVFEKNLTVDAKGELFQFVDTEMDASQTKVTTSRPLSDPVVLKHQILEDMKYRAPIHFTSLIYQRFMGLSGAMQQASTFTDTMNAIQDDVAARTKALKKTAQLLKGAKETLEEIRSEVTGASRSAVFPQINNLNDITRFYDDYQEALPEGDYYETACIPSAHVHCDGKTDAEKAQEYVENSKRLLKKLRNKTGSASAKLFQALGQLQSAEKLNEQVKESIKNHRNSKNSYYSAANKKSKAKMKTPEKLNKVEEQVDNMVMEDSFFTKNEKYVKEALAKTGKNHGLWKVINNFRNMVNDQIENSSVPASRTYRKNTINHFKDARSAVSRAYNHMKTKYVDGQKALETFKKENRLNPDEQMKEVRRKMNDFIELAKDQGIYDQLQQFVEAYGGKNSEKSDHKNDSDAEQTADNAMSKMDQLFRALGNFLETERNKVYVDEYIMTYFASSKPTGKESDFLFRNREVEYILYGIHEPGANYAAALAELFLVRFAINFIESFTQPIMREAAAVPFPFNIAAILAAALGYAIEDTANEMRKLKKGGPATFINISKHKLVDSFYSDYLRLFLFINKGGNSRLGRIMAVIQLRTGTDLTKSFTFLSANVTASVKPWFIPGITKMLDLSNEENRSSNGNKFHLTKRISYSY; this is encoded by the coding sequence GTGTCCATCTATGCAATCATTGTAACGGTCCTATTGTTTCTGTTTAATGCCGTTTTAATCGATTATGCAAGAATTTTAGTGGCACAGGAGAGAACAGAAGAAGCGGCTCAGGCAGCAGTCCGATCCACGCTCGCTCATTTTGATGCCGGGGCACATAAATATGGATTGTTCGGGATGTCTTCTGATGCAGATGCGACCAAAACATTTCAAAACGTCTTTGAGAAAAATTTAACGGTAGACGCTAAAGGTGAACTTTTCCAATTTGTTGATACGGAGATGGATGCCAGTCAAACGAAAGTAACAACATCGCGTCCGCTGTCAGATCCTGTGGTCTTGAAGCATCAGATTTTAGAAGACATGAAATACCGGGCGCCGATCCATTTCACGTCTTTGATTTATCAAAGATTTATGGGGCTCTCCGGTGCGATGCAACAAGCTTCAACTTTTACAGACACAATGAACGCGATTCAAGACGATGTCGCAGCGCGGACAAAGGCATTGAAAAAAACGGCGCAGTTGCTCAAGGGAGCGAAAGAAACCCTTGAGGAAATAAGATCGGAAGTGACCGGTGCGAGCCGCAGTGCCGTTTTTCCGCAAATCAACAATTTGAATGACATTACACGGTTTTACGATGATTATCAAGAGGCTTTGCCGGAAGGCGACTACTACGAGACGGCTTGCATTCCTTCAGCACACGTCCACTGTGACGGAAAAACCGACGCTGAAAAAGCACAGGAATATGTCGAAAACAGCAAGAGATTGTTGAAGAAATTAAGGAATAAGACAGGCTCCGCAAGCGCTAAGTTATTTCAAGCACTAGGTCAATTGCAATCCGCTGAGAAACTGAACGAACAAGTGAAGGAATCGATCAAAAACCATCGAAACAGCAAGAATTCATATTATTCGGCGGCGAACAAGAAATCAAAAGCAAAAATGAAGACACCGGAAAAATTAAACAAAGTGGAAGAACAAGTCGATAATATGGTAATGGAAGACTCATTTTTTACAAAGAATGAAAAATATGTGAAGGAGGCTTTGGCAAAGACCGGAAAGAATCATGGGTTATGGAAGGTGATAAACAATTTCAGAAATATGGTGAACGATCAAATCGAAAACTCATCAGTCCCCGCTTCAAGAACTTACAGAAAAAACACGATAAACCACTTCAAGGACGCCCGAAGCGCGGTGTCGCGTGCATATAATCACATGAAAACAAAATATGTCGACGGCCAAAAGGCATTGGAAACATTCAAAAAAGAGAACCGACTGAATCCAGACGAGCAAATGAAAGAAGTTCGACGAAAGATGAATGATTTCATCGAATTGGCGAAAGACCAGGGCATTTATGACCAATTGCAGCAATTCGTTGAAGCTTACGGCGGAAAGAATTCGGAAAAATCAGATCATAAGAATGACTCAGATGCCGAACAGACCGCGGATAATGCCATGAGCAAAATGGATCAATTGTTTCGTGCCTTGGGAAACTTCCTGGAAACTGAAAGAAACAAAGTATATGTCGACGAATACATCATGACCTATTTCGCAAGCAGTAAACCAACCGGGAAAGAATCAGATTTCCTGTTTCGCAATCGAGAGGTCGAGTACATTTTGTATGGTATCCATGAACCAGGAGCCAACTATGCGGCAGCCTTGGCAGAATTGTTCTTAGTGCGATTCGCCATCAATTTTATTGAATCTTTCACGCAGCCCATCATGAGAGAAGCCGCAGCCGTACCGTTTCCATTTAATATTGCGGCAATCTTGGCGGCGGCGTTGGGGTATGCGATAGAAGATACTGCAAATGAGATGAGAAAGTTAAAGAAAGGAGGCCCAGCAACATTTATTAATATTTCTAAACATAAATTGGTAGATTCGTTCTATAGTGACTATTTGAGATTATTTTTATTTATTAATAAAGGTGGAAATTCGAGATTAGGTAGAATCATGGCTGTAATTCAGCTGAGGACTGGAACAGACCTAACCAAGTCATTTACTTTTCTTTCAGCAAATGTAACTGCATCGGTAAAACCATGGTTTATTCCAGGAATCACTAAAATGCTTGATTTATCTAATGAAGAAAATAGAAGTTCTAATGGTAATAAGTTTCATTTGACTAAGAGAATTAGTTATTCCTATTAA
- a CDS encoding TadE/TadG family type IV pilus assembly protein, with protein sequence MRISKSLGKLRKNESGSFTLEASLIFPILLILTVSLVFFSLIVYEQVVLHQRAQVIADRMAFSWNNSLADLEDGSFGRNEYTTDVKNGDGLYWRVTSNQFLSKFGLNLDAGSGEGLVAKKMDRVNRWKLSGGAKIEKINFDNNLLGGNITVTLSSPLQIPDSLKKMFGIKNIEATAKADVSEPVEFIRTTDLTVTYVKKLLNVCQTTNCKSAIGKFKKK encoded by the coding sequence ATGCGAATATCCAAATCGTTAGGTAAGTTAAGGAAAAATGAATCAGGGAGCTTCACGCTTGAGGCTTCCCTCATTTTCCCGATTTTGTTGATCTTGACTGTCAGTTTAGTCTTTTTCAGCCTCATCGTCTATGAACAAGTCGTCCTGCATCAACGGGCGCAAGTGATTGCCGATCGGATGGCTTTTAGTTGGAACAACAGTCTGGCCGATCTTGAGGACGGCTCCTTCGGGAGAAATGAATATACGACTGATGTTAAGAATGGAGACGGTCTTTACTGGCGTGTCACTAGCAATCAATTTTTATCGAAATTTGGTTTGAATCTGGATGCCGGATCGGGAGAAGGACTTGTTGCGAAGAAAATGGATCGTGTAAACAGATGGAAGTTGTCCGGTGGAGCTAAGATCGAAAAGATCAACTTCGACAACAATCTCCTAGGAGGCAATATCACGGTAACGTTATCCAGTCCTTTGCAAATACCGGATAGTTTAAAAAAAATGTTCGGCATCAAAAATATAGAAGCAACGGCAAAGGCTGATGTTTCTGAGCCAGTGGAATTCATTCGGACGACGGATTTAACCGTTACCTATGTAAAAAAATTGCTGAACGTGTGTCAAACCACCAACTGCAAATCAGCAATCGGCAAGTTTAAAAAGAAATAA
- a CDS encoding Flp1 family type IVb pilin, which translates to MKIKMKALMVSGLKFWKDEEGLQTLEMMLIIAVIVFVAILFRDKIIGWIGSLLDFGDKGVKQFTGGD; encoded by the coding sequence TTGAAGATCAAAATGAAAGCGCTAATGGTATCAGGGTTGAAATTTTGGAAGGACGAGGAAGGGCTCCAGACTCTTGAAATGATGCTGATAATCGCGGTCATCGTCTTTGTTGCCATTCTGTTCAGAGACAAAATCATCGGTTGGATTGGCAGCTTGTTGGATTTTGGAGACAAGGGCGTCAAGCAATTTACCGGCGGCGATTAA
- a CDS encoding type II secretion system F family protein, with protein MAVFALIAIFLLIIYALIWLKASKDYQPFIGGFQKDEFSLHFMAPVSLYLLDRFKIIERFYGRISMIQQKIMKLHGHKEAIPYTKMFVAQLISVVLIGFLATCLMAYIGNGDQLLFIAGIAMTAFMPAFMIKRLSDKEKKRNDAIVMELPELLNKMILLVNAGETVQLALIRCVGSKEDSNHPLYNHLREVVNKLTNNESFPLVMNNLSKSCGIQEVSIFSTTVLLNYRKGGQDLVLSLRELSQDLWRKRKAISKSKGEEASSKLVFPLVLIFLAVLIIVGWPAMQMM; from the coding sequence ATGGCGGTGTTTGCTCTTATCGCAATCTTTCTCCTAATCATTTATGCACTGATTTGGTTGAAAGCGTCGAAAGACTATCAACCTTTCATCGGCGGTTTTCAAAAAGACGAATTTTCTCTTCATTTCATGGCGCCGGTTTCTTTATATTTGCTCGACCGTTTTAAGATTATCGAACGGTTTTACGGCAGAATTTCAATGATTCAGCAAAAGATCATGAAGCTGCATGGGCATAAAGAGGCGATTCCTTATACGAAAATGTTTGTCGCACAACTCATTTCCGTCGTTCTCATTGGTTTTTTGGCGACTTGTCTCATGGCGTATATCGGAAACGGCGATCAATTGCTTTTCATCGCCGGGATTGCGATGACGGCTTTTATGCCCGCCTTCATGATCAAACGTCTGTCAGATAAAGAGAAGAAAAGAAATGACGCCATTGTTATGGAATTGCCCGAACTGCTCAACAAGATGATTTTGCTTGTGAATGCGGGAGAAACAGTCCAATTGGCGTTGATTCGATGCGTAGGGTCTAAGGAAGATTCAAATCATCCGTTGTACAACCATTTGCGGGAAGTCGTGAATAAATTAACGAACAATGAATCTTTTCCGCTTGTCATGAACAATCTCAGCAAAAGCTGCGGAATCCAGGAAGTCTCGATTTTTTCAACAACGGTCTTGTTGAATTACCGAAAAGGAGGACAAGATCTTGTGCTTTCGCTTCGTGAACTGTCGCAGGATTTATGGAGAAAACGTAAAGCGATTTCAAAATCGAAAGGCGAAGAAGCTTCTTCAAAATTGGTGTTCCCCTTAGTGCTCATCTTTCTGGCTGTTCTAATTATCGTTGGATGGCCGGCTATGCAGATGATGTAA